TATTTTAATTATTCAAAATTTATAAACGATGTTGATAAACTTATAAAATTTTTTAGTGACCACCAACAAAATTTTATAAATTCAACTCACTCGCTTAATAATGGGAAATTCCAAAATTTTATCAAGGATTTTGCTGAATTTAAAAAATATTGACAAAAAATTTCAAAATTTCCACCGTTGAAAATTTCAGACCGGATTTGAGAGGATGGTGATTTTGACTATACAACAAAAATAGGGATGTTTTGGGCAAATAATTTATTTTCAAAAAATGTTTTTAAAGGTATAAATTTCCGCCGAGATGCTAATGACCCTCGTTTAGTTGCCGCTAATTTTTTTGCAACAAACGGACCTGGAGCTTCAGGAAGTGGAATTTTTAATGCAGATGGCAGCCTTGCTTTTATTAATCGTTCAATTTTAACTGTAAATGGCAATGTTCATTCGCTTTTTTATGATCAATTCGGGCTGACATCCCACTTAACTTCCGGAATTGCCTTAAGAGCAAGAAATTATAATTTAGTTGAAAGAATTTTGAAACTTTACGTAAAATAAAATTCAGCTTTTTTTTGAGGTTCAATTCCAACCTGAATTTGACAGTTAGATGGCAAAAATTCACTTTTTAGTGAATATAAGTAGGCAAAAATACCCGTAAATCCGGGTTTTTTACCTATTAAAATCAACCTTTTGTAAAAAAAAAAAAAAAATGTTTGGTCTAAAATAAAATTATGTTATAATTAACGACACTAAGAATAAATTAATAAATTTTGATATTAGAATTAAGGGGGAATTAGTTATGTTTTTGCCATAAAAAAATCAAAAAATGCGAATTATCCATTATATTTTTAAATATGATGGAATGCCTTAAATTTAACCGTTTAGAAATCTATAAATTTAAGGCTTTTAATTATGGCTCTTTCAAAACTTCACATATTTTTTAGGCTCAATGCAAATAAAAATGAGTTTTCTTTTTGCATTGAGTTTAAATAGTAGTTGTATTTTTTTTATGATTTTTGTTGTTTAGTCCATAAATTGATTTTTCCAGTGTTTTAAAATAGGTAATTAACTTTTGCCAAAAAAGTTAAAAAAGTGACCAAAAAAATCGGACACTTTTTTAAGATTATCTCATCAAACTGGGAAACTCGGGAAGAGCAAAAAATTATAATTTAGTTGAAAGAATTTTGAAAGTTTATGTAAAATAAAACTCCCCTTTTTGAGATATAACTCAAAAAAGGGGAATTAGTTATTACTATTCTTCTTTTTTATAAAACGGAATAATGTGAATGTGTGTGTGAAAAATTGTTTGTTTTGCATCTTTTTCGTTATTAACTTGAAGTCTAAAACCAGTTGCGCCAAGCTGCTTAACTTGTTCTAATGCTAATTTTCTTGCAATTTTTATTAAATAAGTAAGATCTTCATCAGAAATGTGAAACAAATTTCGTGAATATTTTTTAGGCACAACTAAAAAATGACCAGGTGAAACCGGAAACTTGTCGAAAAAAGCGATAACTTGATCATCTTCAAAAATAATTTTTGCTGGTGATTTTTTTGCAATAATATCTAAAAATAATGTTGTATTTTCCATTTTTTCCCTAAAATTTTCTAACAATTAACTAATTTTTACAATTGGATCCTTAGATTCGATTTTATATCCAATTGATTCAAAAAAGTTTTTAGCATCACGGAAAATTCCGCCTTGATCAGCAAGATATAATGAATAAGCTAGTTTTGTTTTTTGTTCTTGGGTATTTCAAGGTGTATTTTCAAGCGAAAAGTAGACTTGTTTTGTGTTATTTTCTTCAACTATTTTATCATATAGAGGAGCTAATTTGTTATAATATTTGACCGATATTTTGGACAAATCAGAACTAACCGCCGCAATTCCATTATCAATTTTTGGTAAATTTTGACCTTCAGCATTTATTTGAGGATTATAAAAGACTTTATTTTCATCCCAACTAACATCAACATTGTAATAAAATTTTGATGAATTTATGCTAATTTCGACAAGAACACCAACAGCAAATTTATTAGCATCATTATCTTTTGTCGGAATTACGTTCTTAATTTTATATGATATTCCTGGAATCTGAGCAGGAATTTTGATCTCAAAGTCAGAAATTTGGACTTGATCTTTAGTTTTTTTACGGTCAAAATTTGGACTTAGCTCAACAGGATACATTTTTGCTTGATTAATTAAGTTAAAATTCTGGAAATCCTTAGCTGACCAAAGAAGATTTGAAGCTGGATCTAAAAAACCAGATTTAGTTTGACCTTGAATTCTCAGATCGTTAAATTGGAAGGATAA
The DNA window shown above is from Mesomycoplasma ovipneumoniae and carries:
- the hinT gene encoding histidine triad protein HinT; translated protein: MENTTLFLDIIAKKSPAKIIFEDDQVIAFFDKFPVSPGHFLVVPKKYSRNLFHISDEDLTYLIKIARKLALEQVKQLGATGFRLQVNNEKDAKQTIFHTHIHIIPFYKKEE